A window of Pyrus communis chromosome 3, drPyrComm1.1, whole genome shotgun sequence genomic DNA:
CCCAGAAGACATAGCTGCGTCAATATATGTATTGCTTGCCATGCAAGTTAAAGAGAAAAGGGTTCGTAACAATcgtgtgtatttatatattatatattaggcCAAATCTATTTAAATGATTCATGTGGTCGTAAGGTATTCGGAAGATAGGCCATGTGCTAAAAAAACTCAGATTTAAACCCTTGTGGTGTACATTGttagcaaatttagtttaaaagtGATTTTTCCGTTAACTATCTGTTAATACATGGGTAAAATTGTATTTTGACATGAATTGAAGGTGGCAAAATAAAAGATGATACAAAAGAGAAGAAAGTGTTGATGCAGTTGCAGGCGGCGTCGGTGGTGGCGGCAGAAAaagcggaggaagaagaagaagtgaaaGACAGGCAAATGCGTTTCTTGAGATGCGAGTCGATTCCGACAGAAAGGGAACCTTCCCCGTACTCCTCCTTTTCCTCCTTTTGATCCTCATTCTTCCCAGCATTTAATTtcttcaatctctctctcctcttttctctctctctacatagAGACTTCTGGTTCTTCTTCATCTGCTTTTGCTTTGCTCATACCCCGTCGTATTGTCCTCTTCATCTTGTTCTATGCTGCCGTTGGCTTCCATATCTCTTGGATTTCTCATGGTTTTTCAATCTGCTTGGACTCGTGGACTTGCTGCTGCTCCGATTGAATCGCCGGTATATGCTCCAATCAATCGCCGGATGCATTCTTGAAGACTCTGGAATCGGTTAGGGTTTCTTTACTGTTAAAGTTTTTTCGAGTTGTTGCTGCTGCTTAATTTTTAAGCACTTCCGTTGGTGATATTATTTTGGCTGTAAATATTGTCAGATTTTGTGCATCCTAAACCGTCTGATTTCCTCCTGTGATATTGTTTTGTGTGATTcttggaggaagaagaggaggaggatttGCCTTTCTGTTTTCGTTCCAAATTTTTGCAAAAAGAGGAAACAAGAGAAAAGGGAAACCAAAATcatataaaaagaaagaaaataaatacctTTTAGTTCAATTCACCCACCATTTTTATTGTGggggattttatttttatttgttgattatACTGAAATTTAGctttgaggaggaggaggaggaggaggaagagctgCGGCTTCCTTGTTCTTTGTTGGGTTGTTGCCATTCTATGGGAATACCTGATCGTTCAATACTGGATCTAAAAGACAAAGTCAGGTCTTGGATTTCTGGAGGATCAAGCGTTTTGCGGGTGTTGTGAAACTACAAATTACGGATCTTGTTCTTATACATTGGACAGTATAAagacgaggaagaagaaggtgcacATGTCAAAATACAATTTTACCCATGTATTAACAGATAGTTAACGGAAAAATcacttttggactaaattttacccatgtattaacagataattaaaggaaaaatcacttttggactaaatttgctAACGGAGTACACCACAGGAGTTTAAATCTGAgtttttttaacacaagaacTATCTTCCGAATAGCATATGATCACATGGATCATTTATCCGATTTGGCcatattatttataaatatatgtaggtttacaaaaaaattgatatgaTCGATGGCTAGATAatacactcatcatcataatatatatatatatataaattcaaTTCAGTCGTACGATTATACTATGGAAGTACTTTGCATGAGCTGcccttcttctttgttttcgCATGCAGCTGGTTCTAACATCTGATGAGGAGGATATAAGACCTGCAGGTTGATATCACTGTCGCCGCTGACATAGACTACTCGAAAAATGTCGTACTTAATCTCAATCGAGACGCTTTCGAGATAGGGCAGCATTGCTTTTCTTTGGTCGGAATTTAGAATCCATGAGTAACAATAGTGCAGAGACTTCCACACGAAGAGAGAAGCAATTCTTGGCCCGGTTTGGCATTTCAAACAAACACCGGCTGTCACGCCTTGCATCCTTTGAAAACCCGACCTGAACAACGCTAAGCATGCGTAAGAGACGTTGTTTATGTCACCGCCGTTGATGAGGGCTGTGCTCAGTGATACTGTGTCACCTCTGCGAAATTTTGCTGCACAAGAACCGTCACTTGATTCTCCAGCATACGCGTCGAAGAAGGAGTGATCGAGTAAGATAGCCATGTTCGATAAATTCGTTAACATTGAGAGCTGCATGGGATCATTAAACCTCCAATTAATGGTACTGAATTTCAAAATTCTGATATCTTCGAAATTATATAAAGGGGTAAAGAGGTTTTCTTattcgttggatttccaacactACACGTACATTTTGAGTGTGTTACATGCGCATTTCTTTCTTCATGCGTATGTTAGACTAATTGCATAGGTAATGTGAGGTGGAGATAGAAGCACTTCTATACTAAAGTCTTGGTATGGAAATACTTTTAAGATGACTAGAAGTGCTTCTAGAAAAAAAGtgagtttcaaaagcacttaaaatacTCCTTGCAAATGCTTCttgtaggaagcacttcaagcgtttttccagaatttacttgtatttttactaaatattagtttcaaaaactttttcacataaaacactttcaactattttaaaatcAGTTTCAAACGAGCTCTTTGTGCGTAAGATGTAGTCACCATACATGATCCGTTCGAGAGCGAGGATGGTGCGTCAAAATTCGCATAACAATTTTTAGCAATTGGATTTATAAATATCTAgcaattggatttgtaagtttgaATATTTGATATATCATTGGCTATTGGATTTACTTCAAAATTTATGCTCAGGTTCAATGCTTGACACGTCATCTATTTACATCAAGCTGAGAaagtatatataaaattattataatcttTAAGGAAAAGAGCTTAATTTCTGTTTTGagattaaacaaaaaacaaaaaataaaaagaaaagagaggtgAGAGAGAATATATAAGAGCAAGATATGAGTAATTAACAAGAAATGGACTTACAAGGCTCGCAGTCAATGAATCTTTGTTTTCACATGATCTCTTCAGCCACGCTCCAAACCATATGAACTGTTGATGATCAAGGAGAAAAAACAACCCGATTAATTAAGATCGAATTATCGCGACGAATATAAACAagtattttaaatataaaatagggTAAACAATATCGTCtgatatataaatgtgtacGTACCATATTTCCATGGATGCTCTGCAAGATGGAACTTTGAACACAACCAAGAGACTCAGTGCACACAGAGAATTGCTTGAGAGCATTAAGAAGGTCATCGACGAACACAATTGTTGGCCTGAACACAAACATGCTTATGTCCAAATTTTTACTGTTGAAAGGCACAAAGCACGCCatttctaatctctctctctctctctctttttttcctctgcagcttattttctgtttggttagcaagaaaaagaaaagcagaaACTAAGAGATGACTAGAAAGTAGAAAGTTCGAcgagaaagtgagagaaagtGTGGCGTTATTTATGGAGGTGGttagaaagaaaatgaaacttgATCAAGGGGGCATCGCAGTCTGTTTCTTTGGTCTTCTTTGGCTTGGTTTGAAAAGGACAAAGGGATGGCTAccagtaataataataataaataaataataaaaaataaaagacttGGAAGCTGGAAGCATAGCAAACATGGAGTGGTTGTTGGTCTTGTGCATGCTTTGACTCTTTCTAGACGTATTGACAGTGTTGCAGATGTTGAAATTTTGTGTTCCAAATTTAACATACAAGATAGCAGAAAAG
This region includes:
- the LOC137730106 gene encoding uncharacterized protein; the protein is MACFVPFNSKNLDISMFVFRPTIVFVDDLLNALKQFSVCTESLGCVQSSILQSIHGNMFIWFGAWLKRSCENKDSLTASLLSMLTNLSNMAILLDHSFFDAYAGESSDGSCAAKFRRGDTVSLSTALINGGDINNVSYACLALFRSGFQRMQGVTAGVCLKCQTGPRIASLFVWKSLHYCYSWILNSDQRKAMLPYLESVSIEIKYDIFRVVYVSGDSDINLQVLYPPHQMLEPAACENKEEGQLMQSTSIV